The Aureimonas mangrovi genome includes a region encoding these proteins:
- a CDS encoding class II glutamine amidotransferase — MCRLLAYGGTPIFLDTLLERPEGSLISQSRAAREAKTVVNGDGCGLGWYGEREEPGLYRAVQPAWSDANLVSLCRQIRSGLFLAHVRAATSGGVSTNNCHPFANGRHLFVHNGQIGNYARHRRAVEAMIPDALYGARGGTTDSEAIFLAAFAHGLEKDPVSALEATLARILALPGVTEAGAEPLRFSAVISNGKTLHAFRWASDGRPPSLYCREEGQGLLVASEPCEGPSGEWTALPPGCVLEVGRDGAAHMRAFDPARVTAPARSRAA; from the coding sequence ATGTGCCGTCTCCTCGCCTATGGCGGAACGCCGATCTTCCTCGACACGCTGCTGGAGCGGCCCGAGGGTTCGCTGATCTCGCAGTCGCGCGCCGCGCGCGAGGCAAAGACCGTGGTGAACGGCGACGGCTGCGGCCTCGGCTGGTACGGCGAGCGCGAGGAGCCGGGGCTTTACCGGGCGGTCCAGCCGGCGTGGTCGGACGCCAATCTCGTCTCGCTCTGCCGGCAGATCCGCTCCGGGCTGTTCCTCGCCCATGTGCGCGCGGCGACGAGCGGCGGCGTTTCCACAAACAACTGCCATCCATTCGCCAACGGGCGGCATCTCTTCGTCCACAACGGCCAGATCGGGAACTACGCGCGCCATCGGCGCGCCGTGGAGGCGATGATCCCCGACGCGCTCTACGGCGCGCGGGGCGGTACGACGGATTCGGAGGCGATCTTCCTCGCCGCCTTCGCGCATGGGCTGGAGAAGGACCCGGTGTCCGCGCTGGAGGCCACGCTGGCGAGGATTCTAGCGCTTCCCGGCGTCACGGAGGCCGGTGCCGAGCCGCTGCGCTTCTCGGCAGTGATCAGCAACGGCAAGACGCTGCACGCCTTCCGGTGGGCGAGCGATGGCCGTCCGCCCTCCCTCTACTGCCGCGAGGAAGGCCAAGGTCTTCTCGTCGCTTCCGAGCCGTGCGAGGGGCCATCGGGCGAATGGACCGCCCTGCCGCCCGGCTGCGTGCTGGAGGTCGGCCGGGACGGCGCGGCGCACATGCGCGCCTTCGATCCCGCGCGCGTCACGGCACCCGCGCGCTCGCGTGCCGCCTGA
- a CDS encoding Nramp family divalent metal transporter: protein MSDTNGRPAHTMEAETQAAPPSGTAARWKLIGPGIVVAATGVGAGDLVATLIAGSRFGYALLWAAVVGCVVKIALAEGSARYHLATGSTMLEGWRSLGQWTSWYFGIYIVIWGFVYGATAMSATALPLAALFPDVLPFWAWGAISGILGAAFVLMNRYQVFENAMKLMIGLMFVIVVGLAIYVSPNLGNALTGLVPTVPEGSIFYTLGLIGGVGGTITMASYGYWVNAKGWRTPEWMGLMRLDNRVGYIVTGIFVIAMLVVGAELLYTAQITLQGGDRGLLDLDEVLRERFGNFVSTMFLIGFVATTFSSILGVWHGVSLLFADFVRNVRGNAGRDRRDLETTNAFRFYVLWLTFPPMLLFLIGRPFALIIAYGAFGAFFMPFLALTLIWLLNSKRVPAEWRSGWVSNGLLGVAAALFIVLCLNEIVGLIF, encoded by the coding sequence ATGAGCGATACGAACGGGCGTCCCGCCCATACGATGGAAGCGGAGACGCAGGCCGCCCCGCCGAGCGGAACGGCGGCCCGCTGGAAGCTGATCGGCCCCGGCATCGTCGTCGCGGCCACCGGCGTCGGCGCGGGCGATCTGGTGGCGACGCTGATCGCCGGCTCGCGCTTCGGCTACGCGCTCCTGTGGGCGGCCGTCGTCGGCTGCGTCGTCAAGATCGCGCTGGCCGAGGGCTCGGCGCGCTATCACCTCGCCACCGGCTCGACGATGCTGGAGGGCTGGCGCTCGCTCGGCCAGTGGACCTCCTGGTATTTCGGCATCTACATCGTAATCTGGGGCTTCGTTTACGGCGCGACAGCCATGAGCGCGACCGCCCTGCCTCTCGCCGCGTTGTTCCCGGACGTGCTGCCGTTCTGGGCCTGGGGCGCGATTTCGGGCATCCTGGGCGCGGCCTTCGTCCTGATGAACCGTTATCAGGTCTTCGAGAACGCGATGAAGCTGATGATCGGGCTGATGTTCGTCATCGTCGTCGGTCTGGCGATCTACGTCTCGCCCAATCTCGGGAACGCGCTGACGGGCCTCGTGCCGACCGTTCCCGAGGGCTCGATCTTCTACACGCTCGGCCTCATCGGCGGCGTCGGCGGCACCATCACCATGGCCTCCTACGGCTACTGGGTGAATGCGAAGGGCTGGCGCACGCCCGAATGGATGGGCCTGATGCGGCTCGACAACCGGGTCGGCTATATCGTCACCGGCATCTTCGTGATCGCCATGCTCGTCGTGGGTGCCGAGCTTCTCTACACGGCGCAGATCACCCTGCAGGGTGGCGACCGCGGGCTTCTCGACCTCGACGAGGTGCTGCGCGAGCGCTTCGGCAATTTCGTCTCGACGATGTTCCTGATCGGCTTCGTGGCGACGACCTTCTCCTCGATCCTCGGCGTGTGGCACGGCGTCTCGCTGCTCTTCGCCGACTTCGTGCGCAATGTGCGGGGCAATGCCGGCCGCGACCGGCGCGACCTCGAGACCACCAACGCCTTCCGCTTCTATGTCCTCTGGCTGACCTTCCCGCCGATGCTGCTCTTCCTGATCGGCCGGCCCTTCGCGCTGATCATCGCCTATGGCGCCTTCGGGGCGTTCTTCATGCCCTTCCTGGCATTGACGCTGATCTGGCTGCTGAACTCCAAGCGCGTGCCCGCGGAATGGCGTTCGGGCTGGGTCTCGAACGGGCTTCTGGGCGTTGCGGCGGCGCTGTTCATCGTCCTGTGCCTGAACGAGATCGTCGGCCTGATCTTCTGA
- a CDS encoding PQQ-dependent sugar dehydrogenase: MTKRLSLLLAGTIISAGALMAPAIAQSTGDTSPLDHVDGEPPATGEEATAAGEPVETEPANAPDQEPAFPEQTRAPQPAEMPEVIVETVAEDLPQLWSMEFLPDGRMLVAAKEGVMHIVSAEGEAGAEIEGVPEVDDAEQGGLLDLALAPDFETSGRIFFTFSEPVDGGNHTSLGTGVLSEDGDGGGTLSDVEVVWQQSPVYDGHKHFGSRIVFTPEGNIFIGLGERSDDPIREMSQDLGATLGKVIHITPEGEPVEGNPFADGAQGALPEIWSYGHRNIQSAALDGDGNLWTVEHGPRGGDELNMPEAGLNYGWPVITYGVEYSGQPVEEGITAQDGMEQPVYYWDPVIGPSGMAFYEGEEFPTWDGAFLIGGLVSTGLVVVHLDGNRVAFEERVPLEERIRDVKVGPDGAVYAVTEEDGSSRILRVSNAG, translated from the coding sequence ATGACCAAACGCCTGTCCCTGCTTCTGGCCGGCACCATCATCTCCGCCGGCGCCCTGATGGCGCCGGCGATCGCGCAGTCGACCGGCGACACCTCGCCGCTCGACCATGTGGACGGCGAACCGCCGGCCACGGGCGAGGAAGCCACGGCCGCCGGCGAGCCGGTGGAGACCGAGCCCGCCAACGCGCCGGACCAGGAGCCGGCCTTCCCCGAACAGACCCGCGCGCCGCAGCCGGCCGAGATGCCGGAAGTGATTGTCGAGACTGTTGCCGAGGACCTTCCGCAGCTCTGGTCGATGGAGTTCCTGCCGGACGGGCGCATGCTCGTCGCCGCCAAGGAAGGCGTGATGCACATCGTCTCGGCCGAGGGCGAGGCCGGTGCCGAGATCGAGGGCGTTCCCGAAGTCGACGACGCCGAGCAGGGCGGACTTCTGGATCTCGCGCTCGCGCCGGACTTCGAGACGTCCGGGCGCATCTTCTTCACTTTCTCCGAGCCCGTCGATGGTGGCAACCACACATCGCTCGGCACCGGTGTCCTTTCCGAGGACGGCGATGGGGGCGGCACGCTCTCAGACGTGGAGGTCGTCTGGCAGCAGAGCCCGGTCTATGACGGGCACAAGCATTTCGGCTCGCGCATCGTCTTCACGCCCGAGGGCAATATCTTCATCGGGCTCGGCGAGCGCTCCGACGACCCGATCCGCGAGATGTCGCAGGATCTCGGTGCGACGCTCGGCAAGGTGATCCACATCACGCCCGAGGGCGAGCCGGTCGAGGGCAATCCGTTCGCTGACGGTGCGCAGGGCGCACTGCCGGAGATCTGGTCCTACGGTCACCGCAACATCCAGTCCGCCGCGCTCGACGGCGACGGCAATCTGTGGACCGTCGAGCACGGGCCGCGCGGCGGCGACGAGCTTAACATGCCGGAAGCCGGCCTCAACTACGGCTGGCCGGTGATCACCTACGGCGTGGAGTACAGCGGCCAGCCGGTCGAGGAGGGCATCACCGCGCAGGACGGCATGGAGCAGCCGGTCTACTACTGGGACCCGGTGATCGGCCCGTCCGGCATGGCGTTCTACGAGGGCGAGGAGTTCCCGACCTGGGATGGCGCCTTCCTGATCGGCGGCCTCGTCTCGACCGGGCTCGTCGTGGTCCATCTCGACGGGAACCGCGTCGCCTTCGAGGAGCGCGTGCCGCTCGAGGAGCGCATCCGCGACGTGAAGGTCGGGCCGGACGGCGCGGTCTACGCCGTCACCGAGGAAGACGGCAGCTCGCGCATCCTGCGCGTCTCCAACGCCGGCTGA